The DNA region gcgtatgtgtgtgtgtatgtgtgtgtggtgtctgtatgtggtgtgtggtatttGCATGTTGgagtatgtgtatctgtgtgtatgtgtggtgtggtgtgtgtgctgtgtatgaatgtgtatggtgtttgtgtgtgtatatgttgtgtgtatgcaagtgttcaggcaggaggatcaggagctcagagtCATTTTTGGCTACATCTCAGATCTATGGCCAGCCTGGGACATTTGATCCCTGTGTGGAAACACAAAAAACCAGAGATGACTTAACCAgtacttgagaaacagaggcaggagtatctctgtgagttcaaggccagccagggtcacattgtgagatcctgtctcaaaataaataaaataaacaaaacaagattgTGCTAGGGGCTTTCCAGAAGAGGAAGCGGGTAGTGTTTGTCTGGATAGTAGGCAAGGCCTCACAGCCCCTCCCGCCATCCTGTGCTTTCCTTACCGGGAAGAGCCGAGCCTGCCAACATGGTCGCCTGCCGAGGCTGGGGAGTTGGTTATCGGGGTCTGGTCCTCAGGGAACCTGGCATCGGTGGGGCTGGCCCCCTCACCCCCTCCTTTCCCGTGAAGATACTGCAGGGAACAGACGTGGGTTGGAGGTCAGAGCATTGGTGCAGAGGCTGGGGAAGGCCAGGGGCGCCTTggccagctccagctccaggactTTGAAAGAAGCCTCTCTTCAGGGTGAGTGCCAGCCTGGCAGCAAAGACACAGCTTGCATAACAAAGACATCACACAATGCCTCTGTTCAGGAGGAGGCTGCAGAATGAGACCAGTGTAGGCCAGGGCCACAGGGAGCTATGGGGACAATGCGGGCCAGTGCCCTGGAGAGGTAGGAGCGGACTCCTGTGAGGGCCCACTTTCTCAGGTAGCTCCATGCACACGGTGTGACTAGAGGTCAGTGTAGCCATCAGAGCGAACACCTGAACATCAGATGCCTGCACGGCCAGTGGCTGTGTGGAGACCGGGCTTCCCAAACTCCTCTCTCTTAGCCTCTCCCTCTCTTGGAACCAGAAGATCCTTAGCAGGAGGTTAGGCCACCATCAAAGGACAGcagtgatttagctcagtggtagagcgcttacctaggaagcgcaaggccctgggttcggtccccagctccgaaaaaaaaaaaaaaaaaaaaaaaaaaaaaaggacagcagTGAGTATGGCTCCTAAGAGCTTGGCCTGGACCGTCCCCAGGAATTCTGAGAAAACCGAAATGTGCCATTGCACCAGGTGAGTGGAGGAGCATGGCCCTGCTGGCTGGCAACCTTGAGGTAGAATCTGTCCTCTTTTGTGTGCAGGACAGAGTGAGGTGGTGATGCCAGGGTACTCCAGGCACTCCTCCCAGGACACTAGGACTGAAGGCTGCAAGGCGGTGTCCCCAACTGCCTGACGCCCAGACTTCTCCCTCAGCCGGTCCTGtggcccaggctgccctggacaCAGCAGACCAGTCAGTCAGTGACAGCCTGAGCTAGGAGAGGCCAGCAGCCCCCAAAGGAAACACAGGGCAAGGCTGTTGTAACACATCTGCTCCCTAGGATAGGTCTAAAGGGAGAGGGTTTTGCTGTCCCTGAGAGTACCCTGCAGGAGGGATCCCTAAAGGCACCCAAAATGTAAGCAGCCCTGAGCAGGCTCTCAAGTCCCACCCTGAACACAGAAGCTACTGTGGCAACCCCACAGCAGGCACCAAGGCCCTGTAGCCTGTGCCTTTTGAGGGGAGTTCGGGGGAACATGGGCACATGTATGAGGAGAGATTAGGGGGGACATGGGCACATGTGTGAGGAGAGATTAGGGGGGACATGGGCACATGTGTGAGGAGAGATTAGGGGGGACATGGGCACATGTGTGAGGAGAGATTAGGGGAACATGGGCACATGTATGAGGAGAGATTAGGGGGGACATGGGCACATGTGTGAGGAGAGATTAGGGGAACATGGGCACATGTATGAGGAGAGATTAGGGGGGACATGGGCACATGTGTGAGGAGAGATTGGGGGGACATGGGCACATGTGTGAGGAGAGATTGGGGGACATGGGCACATGTGTGAGGAGAGATTGGGGGGACATGGGCACATGTGTGAGGAGAGATTAGGGGGGACATGGGCACATGTGTAAGGAGAAATTAGCTTCGGGAGACCTAGAAGCTAAGAGAGGCACAAGACCCAGTACAGGCTTCCTGGAGGCACTCATGGCCACCTGCATCctaagggggagggaagggatggtGTGCAGGGCCATTTGAGGGAGAGCTGACAGTAGAGGAAGGGGAACACGATGGGAAGACTCAGGAGAGAAGGCAAGAACTGGAACTTTGTGCCAGGACCTGAATGAAGTGTGGTCAGGGAGAATGCTCAAGTGAAAACATCTAGGCAGGGATTGGGAGAGGGAGACAACTGAAACCAAGAACTATGACAAACCAGATGGAAATGCTATTTTGTaagctaattaaaatataataataaagaattttaaaaagctgcaTGTGTGGGTAACACGGCTACCAGAGACCACAGGCCACACACGGAAACTGCAGTGCCAGGCAGGTGTCAACAGGATTGCTGTTTTCAGCACTTGCAACTAGCTGGCTACCGTAACTGTCTGTTAAGATCCTACTgatgaagacaccacacactttggttacaggacacagagaaatcacACAGCTGGGGAAAATCTCGGAGTGTCCACtctgctggctagctttcatggTGCCAGAGGGTGTGGAGGTTGCAGGAGGACAACAGTCATCAAAGGTCACACCTAGTTGTGATCCCTGTAAGGTACAACAGCAGCCTGCCAAACAAGGTGCACCCCTGGTCCAACAGCGAAGTGCTCTTGCTGGGGAGCCAATAGCTTTCTGGCTGGATCTGAGGCCTGCTCCGCAGACTGCAAGTTGTGCTGATACAGTAAACATGGGTGGAGCCAATGGCTGCGGAGGTCACAGGCCACAGGGAGGGatcttttgttgctgttttgctaCATAGTATCAAACTGCCTAGGAACTGTGCTATACCCATAGGTTAGTGCTGGTTTCAGCTTCTGCTTGTTTGGGTCtctcagtcagtctctctctctctctctctctctctctctctctctgtgtctctctgtgtctctctgtctctctctgtctctctctgtctctctctgtctgtctctctctctgtctttctctgtctgtctgtctctgtctgtctctctgtgtctgtctgtctctctgtctgtctctctctgtctctctgtctgtctctctgtctgtctctctctgtctgtctgtctgtctgtctgtctgtctgtctctctctctctctctctctctcacacacacacacacacagagagacatggaAGCAAGAGGAGAACCTGTGAGGAAGGAGGAGTCAGAGGGGATCAGAGGGGGATtggagggtgggaggggtgggatTGGGTAATGGGGGTGTGAAAATGACCCAGATaccatgtatacatgtatgacatTGTcaaagatttcaaatgttttaataaaagaatGTATGGCCATCATACTGACTGCAACGTGACCACAATGGCTGGAGCGAGGACAGCTACTGCATTGGATCATCAAAATGAGGGCCACAGCTGCAGATGGGAAAGGGTGAGCTGGTAGGAGTCTGGATCCTCTTGGCCTTGGCAAAGCTGACAGGACAGGGTGACAAGAAGGGTGACAGGAAGCCAGGTGGCGTCTAAGCTGAGCGAGGCATGATCAGGTGCTTTAGACAAGGTCAGTCACACTCAGGGTGGTGTGGCGGTAGATGGCTTCAGGGAGGAAAGTGTGTGCAGACTGGAAGGAGCTGGTCCACATGGGTGATGCAGTGGCCAGTGCTGACGTGAGTGTGGGAGTGGAAGGGCAGTGTGGGCACTGACACGCTGGCCTGGGGCACCCAGCTCACCTGTACACTGAGTTGCCCAATCTCCAGCTCCAGCTGCCGCACCTTGGCCTCACGATCAGCCACCATGGCCCGCAGCTGGGCCACAAGGCTGCTGCTTCTCTGGGCCTCACTGTTGACCTTCTGGTCCAGGTGCTGCTGAGACGTGCGTCTCGATTCCTCCTGCACACTCAGGCTGCCCAGAATGTCCTGCAGCTGCTTTAGCTGGTCCTGAGGGCCAAGCCAGAGGGCAGTTAGAGGTAGGTTTGGGTTACTGAGGGCCGGGAAAGGTAGGGCCAATTGACTTTTCCCTGGAGCCATCCAACTTTGCCAAGGCCAAGAGGACTTCAGCAAGAGACCCTAGCTGTCCCTCTGAGAACCAGGAATACCTTCCCTGAGGGACCCAAGACTCAACTCTGATGCCTCCTGGCCTCTGATTCCTTCCTGGGAATTGGGGCCAAGAAGGCAGACATGGGAAAAGGTACCACAAGGCAGCTCAGTGAGTGGGTGCCTAGCTGGTGGGAAGACATGTGAAGAAAACAGAAGCCTGAACCAGTGCCTGGATCCAGTCTATCTCACAAGGAGTCTGTCAGCACCTAACTTGAGGCCTAGTCCCTTGAACATGTCCCCAGAGAGACTCTAAGGACAGAGGCTTTCTGCTTTGGGGCAAAGAGGAAAGACAGAGTGACTCGGGGCAGGAGAAGGAAGCTGTTCTTACCTCAGGAGAAAATGGAGGCTCAGCACACCTGAAGCACATAACCATCAGTGAGGTGTCCCTGCAGTCTGCTTGCTCCCTATCATACACCCTATCTCACCCACATCTCCTCAGGAGTCCCACTGCCCAGAGCACCAGTCACAGCTGTCTCCCTCAGGCACTGGTGCATCTGTATGGGCAGCATGGTTCTCCTGCCCTGCGTACCATAAGAGCGTCGATCAGCTCGTCGTCATGTCTGCCCTTCTCCACCAGGGTCACCATCTGGCTCCTGAGGGTCTTCACCTCGCTGGACAGCACCTTGTTGCGAGACCGAATGCCCTCAAACTTCTTTTTCTGCTCCTCCAGCTCTGTCTGGAGGGTGTCCCGCTCACTGGTTAATTTCTGTAATTATAAAATGAGAGCTGAGAGCCAGCCTAGGCTCATAGCCCAGGGCACCCTGAATCCCACTCTCTGGGGAGACTCGGGGTTGGGGGGGCAGTTACGAAGGGTCCAGTAGGTATCATGGAGCCAGGGCCCTGACCTCAGACAGGCCCAGATCCCCCTTTCCTGACAGGCACTTGGTAGACAGCTTTAGGGGACGGCCAGGATGGGCCAGCAGCATACCAGCCCTCTTGCTTTACAAAATGAACATCAGGAGTGGAAATGGCTCAGAGataaaaacctgagtttgatctctgggacctacttaacatgcatgcacatgtacgcacacacacacacacacacacacacacacacacacacacacacacacacggcacctAACTAATGCACTGCCCATCAAACCCTTTTTAAAACCCAAATGGCTCATGTCCGCTTaacttgtgttttgtttattgttcCCAATAGAAACATAGTGCAGTTGGGGGCTGACAACTGGCATCTTCCCATTTGAACCCACTCAGTGAGGGACCACTAGTCCTATGATCAGGGAACCATGTCTCTCCACAGTTACAGCACTGTGGTGACTAGCTGGCACACAAGGTGCAGGAGGCTGGAGGAGGCTGGAGGAGTCTGGAGGAGGCCATGAGGCTCCTGACACCCCTGGCCTGGAGCTTGGCAGACACTCTTGAAGATGAAACCTCCCAGTGGGCAGGTATGGAAGGCCTCACTGTTGGAAGCCTTTGTCAGGTTCTGAGGGCCAGAGACAGCTCCCACTTTACCTGAGTCAGCAGTGAGGCACACCTGAAATGTTGGCCTGCCCTCTCTGTTCACAGCCTCGGGGCACTTTTTTAGGCCCCACCCTGTTCCATTATTGGGGGTGTGATGCAGGGTGAGGGTTCACCATCACTGTCAAGGTGTCTAAATTTGGGATCACCACTCCTGGGCACGTATTTTCAGAGGAGAAAAGACCCACTCTGATGGGTAGCACATCCCACTGAGTAGGTACCagactgaatgaaaaggaaaaaagggaccCAGCCATATGCTGGCATTCATCTGTCTCAGGTTCCCATCCCCACCGCACTTTCCTTCCCCAACAAAATGGAGTACCGTCAGACAGTGAGCTGAGACcaacccttccttcctcaagCTAGTTTTATCTTGTGTTTTATTACAACAGGGACAATGACCAAGACACCCACATATTTTCTTTACAGGAAGTTTTACACATAGCTCCTCTCAAAACTTCCATAGTTGGACCACCTAGCACTCACTGAATGGGCTTAGGGTGAGGTCTCCATAGTTGGACCACCTAGCACTCACTGAATGGGCTTAGGGTGAGGTCCCTCCCAGGTAGCCCACGCTGATTGACAAAAAGTGAGGCCCATTCACAGAGCTGTCCCAGACCCCCGCGTCTGTGGTCTGTAAGGGACAGTCACATCCGTATGAGAACTGTGAATTTCCCATCCCTGTGTGCTGAAGCCAGTGGCTGGGCCCGCCTCACCTCCCAGCTCTCCTGCTTGTCCCTCTCCAGGCTGCGGATCCTCAGGAGGTTTTTCTCCTGTGCGGTCAGCTTCCTTGGGTCTGAATTGAGAGGAAGCTCAGAGCTCGGTGAGCCCGCAATCTTGTTCTGACGCTGGCCCAGTTGCTTCTCAAGATCTCGGACCTAAGGGCAGGAAAGATGGCTGTCCCACCAGACTACAGCCATGGGCCCTGCCACCTAGGTACCATGGAAGTCTGTACCAGGCTAAAGATGGAGCCACCCCTCCAGGGCGGGCAGTCTAGGATCATCTTAGGCAAATGGAGAAGACAAGGGGTTTAGTTTAGAAGAGATGGTTCTGGGTCAGTGAGAAAGCCCTTTCCTCATGACCGTCTATCCCCTCACAGCAAATGGGCCTGGCCTGCCTGAGGGTATAGTGCTGCCCTGAGGATTCAGCACCCAACCCCCAAGCCTGCATGCCCCCAAAGTTCACTCCAGAACAAAAAAAGGGCCTGGGAGCAGGAAGAGCCTGGGAGCTATATTTAACAAAAGCCATAGGTGatactattttaaaaggaaatatttcttttttattataaatattccCATACTAATTGTACAAACAGTGGGTTTCTCTGTGACACTTCCTTACTTCTGTAACCTTGTTTGAGCCACACccactctcttcccctcccctggcTTTCTTCTTATTGTTTGTCTCTTTCAAGTCAATTAAAAAAatcctcgggctggagagatggctcagcagttaagagcactgactgctcttacagatgtcctaagttcaattccccaattcccagcagccacatggtggctcacagccatctgtaatgggatccgatgccctcttctggtgtgtctgaggacagctacagtgtacttatatacataaagtaaataattagAAAAATCCTTTATGagaaaaacatgaaatatttgtCTCTTTGAGTGTGGTTTGTTTTACTTAACACAGTGATATCCAAGCCCTGTTCATTTCCTGCAAGtatcagatttttgtttttatttatggctAAAATACCACTGTTCATACAcacatctctctccctccatgtGCCACCAGAGTCTGTACTTTACATACTGATGGGCACCCAGGCTGAGACCACACGGTAGACAGGAGTCTATGGGGTCCTCTGTGCTGACCCAGGCTGAGACCACACGGTAGACAGGAGTCTATGGGGTCCTCTGTGCTGACCCAGGCTGAGACCACACGGTAGACAGGAGTCTCTGGGGTCCTCTGTGCTGACCCAGGCTGAGACCACACGGTAGACAGGAGTCTATGGGGTCCTCTATGCTGACCCAGGCCCCTCTCAGAATGTACCCAGCAGGGTTAGCGCTGGGTCATACGGAAGCACTGCCTTCAGTTTTCTCAAGATCCCCATACTCATCTCCACAGTGGCCACACCATGTTAGGTTCCCAGCCATTCCTCTGTCCCTACATCCTACATCCTCACTGGCACATGCTGCTCATGACAGCAGTGGCTGGAAGAGAGGAGATCTTAGTGCGGTTTGGACTTGTACTTCCCTAATGGCTGTTAACAAGTGgcctgcctggaatcccagctctggagacacagagacaggggaGTCCTGGAGCTCTGGGTTTAGGAGAGACACTGTCTTATGTCCACTCTGGCctcttcacacatgcacacacgtgcgtgcacgtAGAAATATGTACATTTGCTAACCgtttgcatttcttctctcaagaagtGTATGTGGAAATAATTGTGTATTTAAGTTTTGAGCTGCTTGTTCTTTTGCTAGGGTTTCTGAGTTCTGTATATATTCTGATTGTCAATCTGCAGAGCGACAGGGTTTCTGAGTTCTGTATATATTCTGATTGTCAATCTGCAGAGTGACAGGTCAGCAGGTTCTCCTCACTGTGCAGAGCGTTCCGTTCATGGATCCTTCTAGTTTAATACGACTCAGCTCTTGCCCTGTGTGCCACCATTGGATTCTTCAGAGGTCTGTGCTCTCTTCCGAGAGCATTTCCAGGGTTTAGGCCTAACCCTGACTTCTCTGATACGTTTTGAGCTGGTTTTGGGGTGAGAGGCAGGGCTCCAGTTTTAGGCTAAGTGGGTGCACAGCATTTCCAGAACCGTGCTATATGCTAGTGGTGGCCTTTTCTCTAGTGTGTGTGGAATCCGAGGAGATCAGGCAAGTTCAAGGTGGCACAGAAGTAGGTAAGGGCATAAAAACCATATTCCTCATTCCATACTCAGCTTAACGATAGTATTGGTGGGTTTGGCAAGGCTGGTATGTGCTGGGTGCTTAACGGTGAGGAGACTTGAGTTCACATCTGTAGGGTCTCAAAGTTCTAGGGTATATTGTTTCCTTTCATGCTGGCTTCAAGGAATCCATGAACGACCCTAATTAAAACCCACCCAGGAGGGTGTAGACTTGATCCCAGGGGATGCAGGTGGCATGCTCGAGTAATCCAGAGAATCACACATCTTCCAGAAGCTTCTCAGTCTAAAGGCACAATGAGGATGGTGGTGGAAGTGGAGTGGTTAACCTGGGCTAACCTCTGTCTAGTGCCTTCTCCAGGATGGCACCATGTTGAGGAATCCCACCCCATACACATGCTGACACGATCATTCTTGCCAACAATTCTGGGGCAGGGAGGAGAATAAATGCTGTTATCCCTATTACACAGATGCAGAAATTGAGGCACAGGGAGCAATTCATGCACCAGTCCACAGGTGGTGAGGAGagcactggggtttgaactcaagCCAGTCAGCTCTGGAACTGCTTCTCTTAACTACCTTTGGTGTGTGCCAAAATACttagaaaacagagacagaccaGGCTGTTTCACTGGTTAACAAAAAGCTTCTGGTATAAAACCGGAAAAAGCACTACAGCAGTCACGCAAACTTAGAGAAACTTGGGCAAGCATGCCTGCAGGGACAGAAGTGAAACTCAGCGCTGTGGGGCTGGTGAGAGCCAGGACTTGGCATGTGAGAAGTGTTACGTAAGTGCGTGCATGTGCAGGCAATAAATAAACGAAAATCAGGCTGGGGGTGGGTGAACCCCTCCACTCTGCTGTGGGACCCACGGGCCTGCGCCAGTGCTGTCTGCTCGAGGTTCTAgtgagggtcagggtcagggtcagggtcagggtcaggctcagggtcagggtcaggaggAGTCTGCTGACTCACTCACCTTGCTCTGCAAAACTAGAATTTGTTGAGCCCTTCCCCTCCAGGTCCCTGGTGAGGCCAGGAGCTGCTGGATATTTACATCTTCCCCAACTTCATTGGCCAGAACCTGAAACAAAGCAAGGTGCTCGGTGTGGACAGGACAGGCCCAGGCCCTTCTTAGCCTCGCATGGCTCTCAGAGGCAGTGCTTGGGTGGGGTCCCTGATGGACACGGCTTTATCTGCCCCATGACCTTCCTCTTGCCTCAGAGTTCAGCTGTCAAAGGCCCAGCTCTGCTCTGCCTGGGGAGGCCGTGAGCCCATCATCATCCCAGCCCCTCTCGGGGACACTGCAGCACTATTGTGTCCCCGAGATCCCCTGCTCTTGACACTTGACACACTCAGCCCCCATTGCCACAGAGCTTGCATGACTTGCCTGGGATCACAGAATTCTGGGGCGCTCAGGAGGCTGCCACAGGGCCTGGTCCTCTGTGACAGCCTCTGCTGCGTGTCTCTTGTAAGCACAGAGAAGCCAACTGAGGCTGCTGTGCTTCAGGGAGACCTGGCACCGTGGCCACCAAAGCCTCATGAAGCTAATGCCCTCCGTGTGCCACCGAGCTGGCCCCAGCAGCAGGGCGCGTCTCTGACCCTCGTTTCCACAAGGAGACACTTTTGTGACTCTTGGCCCGTCTGAGCGGGTCCAGCCGGGAAGGCAGATGCCCATCCGCTATGTCACTCCACTCCCTAGAACTGGCCTCCTTTAAGGCCTCAGCACACACCGTCCCTGTTTCCTTCTAAGCTGCAGGCCACAGGCTCAGGGCAGCAGCTGGGCCAGGCAGCCTTTTGAGTCACACTGAGTGACAACCCAGCGTCTACCAGGGCACAGGGCAGTGGCTCGGGGAGGTACAGAGAAGGCTCCCAGGCTTCTCCCTCATGGGGAGAGCAGATCCCAGGATAGTGGGCAGCCCTTCCAGGAAGCCCATACCCCGACAGGGCTGACCCAGCACAAGCACCCCTGCTTTAGGAAAGAAGCCAGTGGGCCATCAGGACCTTCCTGGGACCAACCCTGGCCACACAAGAAGCCCCACACCCTGACGACGGAGGACCTTCTGGGCCACACGGAGCTCCTGCTTGGCAGACTGGATCTGGTTGCGCAGGTCACTCATCTTCAGGTTGGTGGCTGCCAGCCTGTCCTGCAGAGCTTTAACCTCTGGGGTCTCCGGCTGcttaggaaggagaggaagacagTGGTCACTCGTGGCCTAGCTAATGACTGTCAGGCTCCTAGGGTACCTGTGTACGCTCCAGGCACTGGGCTAGGGCTGAAGTTCTTAGAAAGCCCAACCACCGGAGATGCACAGCAGAGGTGGGCGGGCAGCAGAGGTGGGCGGGCAGCAGAGGCGGGCGGGAGCCAAGTCTTCAGGGGCCTGGACTACCTGGCGGGCACAGGATAGGGAGCACGGGCTGACCCTGGACAGTCCAGCTGAGCTCTTTGCTCTCTGtgctgcacatacatgtgtggcCGCATGCATGGCTACGGCTGGAGCATCTAGAGGAGGCAGCAGGTGCCACACCTCCCAGACGCTCCTTGGGCATGGCCACTCTCTGCTTGTGCTAAAAGTACCCTCTTTCCCCTGCAGGCACACTATGGTTCCCCAACTCTGGGCCTCTTCTTCTGGATGTGGGGTTGTCAGCACAGGCTGTGACTCTGCCAACAGAGGTGGGCACTTGTGTTTGCTTGGATGGAAACAAGGCCCAGGTCCAGTCCCTGAGTGTCCCATCTCACTAGAAAGATGCATGTTGTGACTCAGTGTCTGCTTGTGTCTTCTCTCTTTAAAACTCATctaagctgggctggagagatggctcagtggttaagagcaccaactgttcttccaaaggtccagagttcaattc from Rattus norvegicus strain BN/NHsdMcwi chromosome 8, GRCr8, whole genome shotgun sequence includes:
- the Ccdc13 gene encoding coiled-coil domain-containing protein 13 isoform X4, yielding MAADESSADTLRLQFKAMQELQHRRLQKQMERKREKELSCQSKADDQEGLMVIPDGLSLLDTEEQNLKNIFEKRVLEDEVQQLRSELRETVDENGRLYKLLKERDFEIKHLKKKIEEDRFAFTGATGMAGDLVATKIVELSKKNRGLMAESESAKVRIKQLTNRIQELEHELQMASAKPPAKGATDAGTKPLKTQTGDKAVQPETPEVKALQDRLAATNLKMSDLRNQIQSAKQELRVAQKVLANEVGEDVNIQQLLASPGTWRGRAQQILVLQSKVRDLEKQLGQRQNKIAGSPSSELPLNSDPRKLTAQEKNLLRIRSLERDKQESWEKLTSERDTLQTELEEQKKKFEGIRSRNKVLSSEVKTLRSQMVTLVEKGRHDDELIDALMDQLKQLQDILGSLSVQEESRRTSQQHLDQKVNSEAQRSSSLVAQLRAMVADREAKVRQLELEIGQLSVQLCQGQEDPDSYQLTLSHLQLWPSF
- the Ccdc13 gene encoding coiled-coil domain-containing protein 13 isoform X5 encodes the protein MAADESSADTLRLQFKAMQELQHRRLQKQMERKREKELSCQSKADDQEGLMVIPDGLSLLDTEEQNLKNIFEKRVLEDEVQQLRSELRETVDENGRLYKLLKERDFEIKHLKKKIEEDRFAFTGATGMAGDLVATKIVELSKKNRGLMAESESAKVRIKQLTNRIQELEHELQMASAKPPAKGATDAGTKPLKTQTGDKAVPETPEVKALQDRLAATNLKMSDLRNQIQSAKQELRVAQKVLANEVGEDVNIQQLLASPGTWRGRAQQILVLQSKVRDLEKQLGQRQNKIAGSPSSELPLNSDPRKLTAQEKNLLRIRSLERDKQESWEKLTSERDTLQTELEEQKKKFEGIRSRNKVLSSEVKTLRSQMVTLVEKGRHDDELIDALMDQLKQLQDILGSLSVQEESRRTSQQHLDQKVNSEAQRSSSLVAQLRAMVADREAKVRQLELEIGQLSVQLCQGQEDPDSYQLTLSHLQLWPSF
- the Ccdc13 gene encoding coiled-coil domain-containing protein 13 isoform X6 is translated as MAADESSADTLRLQFKAMQELQHRRLQKQMERKREKELSCQSKADDQEGLMVIPDGLSLLDTEEQNLKNIFEKRVLEDEVQQLRSELRETVDENGRLYKLLKERDFEIKHLKKKIEEDRFAFTGATGMAGDLVATKIVELSKKNRGLMAESESAKVRIKQLTNRIQELEHELQMASAKPPAKGATDAGTKPLKTQTGDKAVQPETPEVKALQDRLAATNLKMSDLRNQIQSAKQELRVAQKVLANEVGEDVNIQQLLASPGTWRGRAQQILVLQSKVRDLEKQLGQRQNKIAGSPSSELPLNSDPRKLTAQEKNLLRIRSLERDKQESWEKLTSERDTLQTELEEQKKKFEGIRSRNKVLSSEVKTLRSQMVTLVEKGRHDDELIDALMDQLKQLQDILGSLSVQEESRRTSQQHLDQKVNSEAQRSSSLVAQLRAMVADREAKVRQLELEIGQLSVQLWPSF